The following are encoded together in the Ignavibacteria bacterium genome:
- a CDS encoding thioredoxin fold domain-containing protein, whose protein sequence is MRIKSFLVIVFLLIFIKANANEIQFTNGTYAEVLSKAKSENKVLMVDFYTDWCKWCVELDKKVYTNSEVADFANKNQVNWKIDAEKGEGIELAKKFQVAGYPTVVFVDGNGDEIDRIVGYLPVKDFLPAMKDFVSGKNTLKSLQATLSENANDIEANFRLGKKILEGGNAGDAKKYLEKVVSLDSKNNSGWTDDAELYLAQISGKKEDINAFVNKYPKSDLTKQALIFLAESTMENNDYATGDEYYDELILKYGNSDEDVSFSYGQYLLSKIYGITKNESITKEMNLEGIELANKCLGYVKGSVNEASCYYYLSILNLNLGNKTQALDYIDRAISIFDRKSFRELKDKINK, encoded by the coding sequence ATGAGAATTAAATCGTTTTTAGTTATAGTATTTCTTTTGATTTTTATCAAAGCTAATGCCAACGAAATACAATTTACAAACGGCACTTATGCGGAAGTTCTTTCAAAAGCAAAGTCTGAGAATAAAGTATTAATGGTGGATTTTTACACAGACTGGTGCAAATGGTGCGTAGAGCTTGACAAAAAGGTATATACGAATTCAGAGGTAGCCGATTTTGCGAACAAGAATCAGGTAAACTGGAAGATTGATGCAGAAAAAGGTGAAGGAATTGAACTTGCAAAAAAATTTCAGGTGGCAGGATACCCAACCGTTGTGTTTGTTGACGGGAATGGTGATGAGATTGACAGAATTGTGGGTTATCTTCCCGTTAAGGATTTTCTTCCCGCAATGAAAGACTTTGTTAGTGGTAAAAATACACTAAAGAGCCTTCAGGCGACTCTTTCAGAAAATGCAAATGACATAGAAGCTAATTTCAGGCTGGGGAAAAAAATACTTGAAGGTGGAAATGCTGGGGATGCGAAGAAATATTTGGAAAAAGTCGTAAGCTTGGATTCAAAGAATAATTCAGGATGGACAGACGATGCCGAGTTGTATCTTGCACAGATTAGCGGCAAAAAAGAAGATATTAATGCTTTTGTGAATAAGTATCCGAAAAGTGACCTGACAAAGCAAGCTTTGATTTTTCTTGCCGAATCAACGATGGAAAATAATGATTATGCAACGGGTGATGAATACTACGATGAGCTTATTTTAAAATACGGTAACAGCGACGAAGATGTAAGCTTTAGCTATGGTCAATATCTGCTGTCAAAAATATACGGAATTACGAAGAACGAGAGTATTACAAAGGAAATGAACCTTGAAGGGATTGAGCTTGCTAATAAATGCCTTGGATATGTTAAAGGAAGTGTAAACGAAGCATCATGTTATTACTACCTTTCGATACTGAACCTTAACCTTGGAAACAAAACTCAGGCACTTGATTACATAGACAGAGCAATCAGCATATTTGACAGAAAATCTTTCAGAGAACTCAAGGATAAAATTAACAAGTAA
- a CDS encoding T9SS type A sorting domain-containing protein, whose protein sequence is MKKIFLIIITVLVLFSEISLSQTWTQTLNGIPMWAMTKDRYGNIYGGSSGTVKEIYKTTNEGQNWLTLLSGSPSNFLGLSVDSLGNIFAANVSNGVMKSTDGGNNWVNIPVSTFGNKNVQSVVCGINGVVLVGCNTGGVYRSTDFGTTFPDTSLQGITIVTLVVDRYNSNIIYAGASSTTGLTGFFLSTNSGFTFSGPFNVSNCWGVMQKSPNDLYMITTSTGTPFSKSTNGGYNWSTVSAQPGSMRGCSLDLTGNIYINGNGGVFKSTNDGLSFTNTGITASGNQIVSHGNKMYAATTGSTTGGVWIYTDTTLTSITPVSTSIPGNFMLKQNFPNPFNPVTKIEFSVPLTEFITLKIFDIMGREIRTLVNERLQPGTYEKSFDGSELTSGVYFYKITIGDFVSTRKMLLVR, encoded by the coding sequence ATGAAAAAAATATTCTTAATTATTATCACTGTCTTAGTTCTTTTTTCTGAGATATCTCTTTCTCAGACATGGACACAAACATTAAACGGTATTCCTATGTGGGCTATGACCAAGGATAGATATGGAAATATTTATGGAGGGTCTTCAGGTACTGTTAAAGAAATTTATAAAACTACTAACGAAGGACAGAACTGGTTGACTCTCTTATCAGGCAGCCCTTCAAATTTCCTAGGACTTTCTGTTGATTCTCTTGGAAATATTTTTGCCGCTAACGTTTCTAATGGTGTTATGAAATCCACTGACGGAGGAAACAACTGGGTAAACATCCCTGTATCAACTTTCGGTAATAAAAATGTTCAATCAGTCGTTTGCGGTATAAATGGAGTAGTTCTTGTAGGGTGCAACACGGGCGGTGTTTATCGCAGTACTGACTTTGGTACGACTTTTCCCGATACATCTTTACAAGGTATTACTATCGTGACTTTGGTTGTTGACAGATACAATTCAAATATTATTTACGCCGGTGCATCTTCAACTACAGGGTTAACAGGTTTTTTTCTCTCCACTAACTCTGGATTTACTTTCTCTGGACCTTTTAACGTCAGCAATTGCTGGGGTGTAATGCAAAAATCGCCAAATGATTTATACATGATTACCACATCAACCGGTACTCCATTTTCTAAGTCCACTAACGGTGGTTATAACTGGTCAACGGTTTCTGCTCAGCCAGGCTCTATGAGGGGTTGCTCACTCGACCTAACGGGGAACATTTATATAAACGGCAATGGCGGTGTGTTTAAATCTACGAACGATGGACTATCATTTACCAATACTGGAATAACGGCAAGCGGAAATCAAATCGTCAGCCATGGTAATAAAATGTATGCCGCAACAACCGGATCAACAACAGGCGGCGTTTGGATTTATACCGATACAACTTTAACCTCCATTACCCCGGTATCAACAAGCATTCCGGGAAATTTTATGTTAAAGCAAAACTTTCCCAATCCTTTTAATCCGGTTACTAAAATAGAATTTTCCGTACCACTAACAGAGTTCATTACTCTAAAAATATTCGATATTATGGGCAGAGAAATCCGTACACTCGTGAATGAAAGATTACAGCCCGGGACGTATGAAAAATCATTCGATGGTTCTGAATTAACAAGCGGAGTTTATTTTTATAAAATTACTATTGGAGATTTTGTATCAACGAGGAAAATGTTACTCGTGAGATAA
- a CDS encoding NAD(P)-dependent alcohol dehydrogenase: protein MLKSKGYAAQDEISGLAPWNFERREVGSHDVQIEILYCGVCHSDLHQVRGEWGNSIYPMVPGHEIVGKVTKVGNHVKKYKEGDLVGVGCLVDSCRTCDSCKDGLEQFCPSGSMTYNGYEQDKVTPTYGGYSNNVVVNEDFVLSVSDKLNLPAVAPLLCAGITTYSPLRYWKVGKGHKLAVLGLGGLGHMGVKFGVAFGAEVTVLSTSVSKKDDALKLGAHKFVVTKDEKQMKEVSGYFDFILDTVSAEHNYNQYLNLLRPNGIHICVGAPASPSQIFPFSLIMGRKSLAGSLIGGLPETQEMLDFCAEHNIVSDIELIDIKDINTAYERMLKSDVRYRFVIDIATLK from the coding sequence ATGCTAAAATCAAAAGGATATGCTGCACAAGACGAAATATCAGGATTAGCACCCTGGAATTTTGAGCGCCGCGAAGTCGGCTCGCACGATGTACAAATTGAAATTCTTTATTGCGGTGTATGTCATTCAGACCTGCATCAAGTAAGAGGAGAATGGGGAAACTCCATTTATCCCATGGTACCGGGGCATGAAATTGTCGGTAAAGTTACTAAAGTCGGAAATCATGTTAAAAAATATAAAGAGGGCGACCTTGTCGGAGTCGGATGTTTAGTCGATTCATGCCGTACATGCGATAGCTGCAAAGATGGACTCGAGCAGTTCTGCCCAAGTGGTTCAATGACTTATAACGGTTATGAGCAGGATAAAGTAACGCCCACTTACGGCGGATATTCAAACAACGTGGTTGTTAACGAAGATTTCGTGCTCAGTGTTTCTGATAAACTAAACCTGCCTGCTGTTGCACCTCTTCTTTGTGCTGGTATTACAACTTACTCACCGTTAAGATACTGGAAAGTCGGTAAGGGTCATAAACTTGCAGTGCTTGGACTTGGCGGACTCGGTCACATGGGCGTTAAATTCGGTGTTGCCTTCGGTGCTGAAGTCACAGTCTTAAGCACTTCAGTCTCAAAGAAGGATGATGCCTTGAAACTTGGTGCTCATAAATTTGTAGTTACAAAAGATGAGAAGCAAATGAAGGAAGTTTCAGGCTACTTTGATTTTATTCTCGATACTGTATCTGCCGAACATAATTACAATCAGTACCTGAATTTACTCCGTCCGAACGGGATTCATATTTGTGTAGGTGCTCCGGCTTCCCCCTCACAAATATTTCCATTCAGCTTAATCATGGGAAGAAAAAGTCTTGCCGGCTCATTAATCGGCGGTCTTCCTGAAACCCAGGAGATGCTCGATTTCTGCGCCGAACATAATATTGTTTCTGATATTGAACTTATTGACATAAAAGATATTAACACTGCTTATGAAAGAATGCTGAAAAGCGACGTACGTTACCGCTTTGTAATCGATATTGCAACATTGAAATAA
- a CDS encoding T9SS type A sorting domain-containing protein: MRTLQLSIFKSTIVFLIVLLFSAGDLAAQTPQHYNFNTTIGSNNFPFNITAGKLIQFLILPGELNQPTPAPSGNITTLYVFCKTASVTFTDLTIKMGQSTITTLPSGVFYTEHLDTVYYNPSALINSVNGTFTPIVLNTPFNYDNTKSLIIEISQCGASATGMGLYHTSFTGTNRRTYNQTAGGCNYIYQGQGSQLMHCGIDVSTGPPVPSGTWTEQVSGLTSVLYSVSAVDDDVAWVCGAAGKVLRTTDKGVTWTNVSGNLPSSIAMYNIFGWDANTAIVTGSSTSSFIYKTSNGGMNWITVNTLAGGFDDNLWMTSATNAYCIGDVVGGNWNLLKSTNGGDNWTSWYTMPSTNTSGTYNNAACFSGNQVWWSPVGESKIKHTTDMGVSWDDQTIPLANITAICFNSTSTGLAGGSSASPGLLKTTNSGVNWTALTSPYPSSSISGIVGAASTYWASQQGTGISKSTDDGATWTTDYTSPAGSFYHITKSRMGATIWGIRSNGGISRYGQPIVAVNPSTSETPANYKLSQNFPNPFNPVTKISYSLPKNGFVTLKVYNALGVVVANLVNDSKAAGNYSVDFNASEFSSGIYFYNINVNGFTDTKRMMLIK; this comes from the coding sequence ATGAGAACTTTACAACTTTCAATCTTCAAAAGCACGATTGTGTTTTTGATTGTTTTACTTTTTAGCGCGGGTGATTTAGCGGCACAAACACCTCAACATTATAATTTTAATACAACTATTGGGAGCAACAATTTCCCGTTTAACATTACCGCAGGGAAATTGATACAGTTTTTAATTCTTCCCGGAGAGTTGAATCAACCCACTCCGGCTCCTTCAGGTAATATTACAACTTTATACGTGTTCTGTAAAACAGCTTCTGTTACTTTTACTGACCTGACTATTAAAATGGGGCAATCTACCATTACTACTTTGCCATCTGGTGTATTTTACACAGAGCATCTGGACACGGTTTATTACAATCCATCAGCTTTAATTAATTCTGTTAATGGTACTTTTACACCGATTGTTTTAAACACTCCTTTTAATTATGACAACACAAAGAGTCTGATTATTGAAATTAGTCAATGTGGTGCTTCTGCGACAGGTATGGGACTTTATCACACCTCATTTACAGGTACGAATAGAAGAACTTACAACCAAACTGCTGGTGGTTGCAACTACATTTATCAGGGACAGGGTTCTCAGCTCATGCACTGTGGTATTGACGTTTCAACAGGACCACCGGTTCCATCGGGAACTTGGACTGAGCAGGTATCGGGATTAACTTCAGTATTATATTCGGTTTCGGCTGTCGATGATGACGTAGCATGGGTTTGTGGTGCAGCCGGTAAAGTCCTACGAACAACAGATAAAGGTGTTACATGGACAAACGTCAGTGGAAATTTGCCCTCCTCCATTGCTATGTATAACATTTTTGGATGGGATGCAAATACAGCTATTGTAACAGGTTCATCAACGAGTTCATTCATTTACAAAACATCAAATGGTGGTATGAACTGGATAACTGTAAACACATTAGCTGGAGGTTTTGATGACAATCTCTGGATGACAAGTGCAACAAATGCATACTGTATAGGTGACGTAGTTGGTGGAAACTGGAATTTATTAAAGAGTACAAACGGGGGTGATAATTGGACCTCCTGGTACACAATGCCCTCGACGAACACGAGTGGTACGTACAACAACGCTGCTTGTTTCTCGGGTAATCAGGTATGGTGGTCTCCGGTCGGTGAAAGCAAAATTAAGCACACAACAGATATGGGCGTAAGCTGGGACGACCAGACAATTCCATTAGCAAATATTACGGCAATTTGCTTTAATAGCACGTCAACAGGTTTAGCCGGTGGTTCGTCTGCTTCCCCAGGTTTGCTAAAAACTACAAATTCAGGTGTAAACTGGACAGCTTTAACTAGTCCGTATCCGTCATCTTCAATCTCAGGTATTGTTGGTGCTGCGTCAACATATTGGGCTTCACAGCAGGGTACTGGTATAAGTAAATCAACAGATGATGGCGCCACCTGGACAACTGATTATACCTCTCCTGCCGGTAGTTTCTATCACATAACAAAATCACGCATGGGTGCAACAATCTGGGGTATCAGAAGCAATGGAGGTATTTCAAGGTACGGGCAGCCGATAGTTGCTGTTAACCCTTCAACCTCGGAAACACCAGCAAACTATAAGCTTTCACAGAATTTTCCTAATCCGTTTAACCCGGTAACAAAAATTAGTTATTCATTACCTAAAAACGGTTTTGTAACTCTTAAAGTTTATAATGCTCTTGGTGTAGTCGTTGCTAATCTTGTTAACGATAGTAAAGCAGCTGGAAATTACTCTGTTGACTTCAACGCAAGTGAATTCTCCAGCGGAATATACTTCTATAATATTAACGTGAACGGATTCACCGACACGAAGAGAATGATGTTAATTAAATAA
- a CDS encoding inorganic phosphate transporter, whose translation MAWFYLLSGLFLGWNLGANDAGNIFGTATSTKVLKYTTAVVISSIFVLLGAMISGYGAAHTIGELGDVNAIAGSFTVSLSAALTVFLLMKKGLVVSVSQSIIGAIIGWNLFTSSPTDIKSLAEIVFSWILNPVLAGIFSFAAYYVLIRILKKSKLHLLETDQHLKRLTILVIAFGAYSLGANNISKVVGVFMSSSPFTDIRITETFVITGMYQLFFTGALSIVIGIITYSNKTTETVGKRIFKLTPLSSISVIFGASLVLFLFSSTMIDKALNSVGLPSFPLVPVSITQAIVGGVMGIGFAKSGRYLNYKILGKIGLGWIITPLASAVICLIFLFIAQNVFNREVYKTFSFETNKEVIKQIMSAEIPVDYLLKNRDTTFNSQQEFRYYLSRLGYTKEDHIYNIFKIAKLEYYRIDSNYAKEKMSPNRYTQDQINSVKSLHNQSFNHKWMLINKLEMLSEDWQSLPAVYSNEYYNRELRIKLNTVCDYFYIK comes from the coding sequence ATGGCATGGTTCTATCTATTAAGCGGATTATTTCTCGGCTGGAACCTCGGTGCAAACGATGCCGGTAACATATTCGGTACTGCTACTAGTACGAAGGTTCTGAAATATACAACAGCTGTAGTCATATCCTCTATTTTCGTTCTTCTTGGAGCAATGATTAGCGGATACGGTGCAGCTCATACAATCGGAGAGCTCGGTGACGTAAATGCCATTGCGGGTTCATTTACGGTGTCGCTATCGGCTGCACTAACAGTATTTTTGCTGATGAAGAAGGGACTCGTTGTTTCGGTTTCTCAATCAATTATAGGAGCAATCATCGGCTGGAATTTATTTACATCATCTCCTACTGACATTAAATCTTTAGCAGAAATTGTATTTTCATGGATATTAAATCCTGTTCTGGCGGGAATATTTTCGTTTGCAGCATATTACGTTTTAATACGAATTCTAAAAAAGTCAAAACTTCATTTGCTTGAGACAGATCAGCACTTAAAAAGATTAACCATTCTCGTGATTGCGTTTGGTGCATACAGTCTCGGAGCAAACAACATCTCAAAGGTAGTGGGTGTTTTCATGTCTTCTTCCCCATTCACGGATATAAGAATTACGGAAACGTTCGTTATTACAGGAATGTACCAGCTTTTCTTTACAGGTGCATTGTCGATTGTAATCGGAATTATTACATATTCAAACAAGACTACAGAAACGGTAGGTAAACGTATATTCAAGCTCACTCCGCTTTCTTCTATATCGGTGATATTTGGGGCTTCTCTTGTTCTATTCCTGTTCTCATCTACAATGATAGATAAAGCATTAAACTCAGTTGGACTGCCTTCCTTTCCGCTCGTACCTGTTTCTATAACTCAGGCAATAGTCGGTGGTGTTATGGGTATTGGATTTGCTAAAAGCGGCAGATACCTGAATTATAAGATATTAGGAAAAATAGGACTCGGCTGGATTATAACACCTCTTGCATCAGCTGTAATTTGCCTGATATTCCTTTTTATTGCGCAGAATGTTTTCAATAGGGAAGTCTATAAGACTTTCAGCTTTGAAACGAATAAAGAAGTAATCAAGCAAATAATGTCCGCAGAAATTCCTGTAGATTATCTTTTAAAAAATAGAGATACAACTTTTAACAGTCAGCAAGAGTTCAGATATTACCTCAGTAGGCTTGGGTACACAAAGGAAGACCATATATACAACATATTTAAGATTGCAAAACTGGAATATTACAGGATAGATTCGAATTACGCTAAGGAGAAAATGAGTCCAAACCGCTATACTCAAGACCAGATTAATTCGGTAAAGAGCTTACATAATCAGTCATTCAATCACAAATGGATGCTGATTAACAAACTGGAAATGTTATCTGAAGATTGGCAGTCATTACCGGCTGTTTATTCAAATGAATATTACAATAGAGAACTTAGAATAAAACTTAACACAGTCTGTGATTATTTTTACATCAAGTAA
- a CDS encoding pirin family protein, whose protein sequence is MSNIKVIIDERPADIGNFAVGRMLPYRNKRMVGPFIFIDHMGLADLKPEENVDIGPHPHIGLATLTYLFEGSLMHRDSLGNTVEIKPGEVNWMTAGKGIVHSERIPGYLRNTHKKFHGLQIWIALPKDKEQMEPEFIHIEKDSIPEWFDSDVLYRLIAGEALGKESPVPVYSKMFFLEIKTKSKSIINICRNLFGEAGFYILEGGLIHDGVEYKSKQLIVPEDLSDFEFVLEPESTIYIIGGLPFSEERYIYWNFVSSERLLIEKAKEMWSARKFTEISGETEFIPLPKPKAKLYVIKKSSAGH, encoded by the coding sequence ATGTCTAACATAAAAGTTATTATTGATGAAAGACCGGCAGATATAGGAAACTTTGCTGTCGGACGAATGCTTCCCTACAGAAATAAAAGAATGGTAGGGCCTTTTATTTTCATAGACCATATGGGACTTGCTGATTTGAAACCTGAAGAAAATGTAGATATCGGTCCCCATCCTCATATCGGACTCGCTACTCTTACATATCTTTTTGAAGGAAGTCTAATGCATCGTGATTCACTCGGTAATACTGTTGAAATTAAACCCGGTGAAGTAAACTGGATGACCGCAGGTAAAGGGATTGTTCATTCTGAAAGAATCCCCGGTTATCTAAGGAACACCCATAAAAAATTTCATGGTCTGCAGATATGGATTGCTCTGCCTAAAGATAAAGAGCAAATGGAACCCGAATTCATTCATATCGAAAAGGATAGTATCCCCGAATGGTTCGATAGCGATGTATTATACAGATTAATTGCTGGTGAAGCACTCGGGAAAGAATCTCCTGTCCCTGTTTACAGCAAAATGTTTTTTCTGGAAATAAAAACTAAATCAAAATCTATTATAAACATTTGCAGGAATCTTTTTGGTGAAGCCGGTTTTTATATCCTTGAAGGTGGTCTGATTCATGATGGCGTTGAATATAAATCAAAACAATTAATCGTTCCTGAAGATTTATCCGATTTCGAATTCGTACTTGAACCTGAAAGCACTATTTATATAATTGGAGGCTTACCATTTTCTGAAGAAAGATACATTTACTGGAACTTTGTATCATCCGAAAGATTGCTTATTGAAAAAGCTAAAGAGATGTGGTCAGCCCGGAAGTTTACTGAAATTTCCGGTGAAACAGAATTCATTCCTTTACCTAAACCTAAAGCTAAATTATATGTCATTAAGAAAAGTTCAGCAGGTCATTAA
- a CDS encoding pirin family protein — protein sequence MSLRKVQQVIKPRPHHYVGDGFRVHNFIPAVSYLSMQRMSPFLLLDYGAEFYFPPAEKPRGVGVHPHRGFETVTIAYKGKIAHHDSTGAGGVIEEGDVQWMTAASGILHKEYHEKNWAKQGGNMQMVQLWVNLPAKDKMSEPKYQAITNSMMAKHQLPENAGFIEVISGSYKDAKGPAFTFTPVNLMNAKLNKEGKSDFSFPAEYNTGLLVINGEIKVNESEIAPTDNFVLFENTGEDFTIEAISDSVVLVMSGEPINEPIASQGPFVMNTRDELMEAFNDFYNGKFGFLED from the coding sequence ATGTCATTAAGAAAAGTTCAGCAGGTCATTAAACCAAGACCCCATCATTATGTCGGCGATGGTTTTCGTGTCCATAATTTTATCCCCGCAGTGAGTTATTTGAGTATGCAGAGGATGTCGCCGTTCCTGCTTCTCGATTATGGCGCAGAATTTTATTTTCCGCCCGCAGAAAAACCACGCGGAGTAGGGGTGCATCCTCACCGCGGATTTGAAACCGTAACCATTGCATACAAGGGTAAGATAGCTCATCATGATAGCACTGGCGCCGGCGGCGTTATAGAAGAAGGCGATGTTCAGTGGATGACCGCCGCTTCAGGTATTTTGCATAAAGAATATCACGAAAAAAACTGGGCAAAGCAAGGCGGCAATATGCAAATGGTACAGCTCTGGGTTAACCTACCTGCAAAAGATAAAATGTCTGAACCAAAATATCAGGCTATTACAAACAGTATGATGGCAAAACATCAGCTTCCCGAAAATGCAGGCTTCATTGAAGTGATATCAGGTTCTTACAAAGATGCAAAAGGTCCTGCTTTCACTTTCACTCCCGTTAATCTTATGAATGCAAAATTAAACAAAGAAGGTAAGTCTGATTTTAGCTTTCCTGCGGAATACAACACAGGTCTGCTTGTTATAAATGGAGAAATTAAAGTTAACGAATCAGAAATCGCTCCAACTGATAACTTTGTTTTGTTTGAAAATACTGGTGAAGACTTTACTATCGAAGCAATTTCAGATTCTGTTGTGCTTGTCATGAGCGGCGAACCTATTAATGAACCAATTGCTTCTCAGGGACCTTTCGTTATGAATACCCGTGATGAACTCATGGAGGCATTTAACGATTTCTACAACGGTAAATTCGGTTTCTTAGAGGATTAA
- a CDS encoding nucleoside deaminase has translation MYNDDFMRRAIRLSLYNIQKGGGPFGAVIVKDGKVISSGTNLVTLINDPTAHAEIDAIRKAAKNLKKFDLKGCEIYTSCEPCPMCLSAIYWARIDRVYYGTSKKDAAKIGFIDDFIYKELDKPIGKRKLKLTQHLRDEALMSFETWDLKKDKTSY, from the coding sequence ATGTATAACGACGATTTCATGAGACGGGCTATACGTCTTTCTTTGTACAACATACAAAAAGGCGGTGGACCGTTTGGCGCTGTAATTGTAAAAGATGGTAAAGTGATTTCTTCGGGCACTAATTTAGTTACATTAATTAATGACCCGACTGCTCACGCTGAAATAGACGCAATCAGAAAAGCTGCTAAAAATTTAAAGAAATTTGACCTCAAAGGTTGCGAAATATATACGTCCTGTGAACCCTGTCCAATGTGCCTTTCGGCTATTTACTGGGCTAGAATTGACAGAGTTTATTATGGTACTTCTAAAAAGGACGCCGCGAAGATCGGATTTATTGATGACTTTATTTATAAGGAACTTGATAAACCTATCGGTAAACGAAAACTTAAATTAACACAGCACTTGCGAGACGAAGCTCTTATGTCATTCGAGACATGGGATTTAAAAAAAGATAAAACCAGTTACTAA